A single window of Rubripirellula lacrimiformis DNA harbors:
- a CDS encoding dockerin type I domain-containing protein: protein MMAADSIGVTPLDTGEFLLGTVTVTPVFFESNGEIDPESQDWTTAEIDEVLAKVGEGVNWWSDMLDTMDTVHTLDFVIDETFARDPFESPYEPIDRNTNALNEYIGDFVTRQGYGDSRSIEEAVQRFNHDQRIKHDTDWAFTIFVVDSSDDPDGLFASGGNFSAAFAYAGGLFVVTPSTRPASTIAHEMGHIFWARDEYQNASSWTDQRGYYDAQNLNAADNPTPGFSQQDSIMRGGVPLTAAFESLTTPASTLAMVGWQDSDGDGVFDVADVPLDLDGIGYWDAEQSLYVFSGNASVAALRNQNSSGPQSDISLAEISELQYRLDDGSWLVADTPHSQTAMFDLTISIADSFDSIQFRVIDTSTGIASPIIGGTAAVPAITAAGITGVAFMDENQNGEKDLGEPALAATGVRVLHADGSPLLVGNVDAADFSDGAIPEESFVGVTLAADGLVSSAEVAAFLQDDAATDRVFHSYDLQRSAWIQRWSSKVALNASFDEPVGEVTVSLIGVGDASYGRVEAYDASGTLITRQTSAVIGDGESMTVQVTDPRGQIASVRIFGHADTSVAIKSIDFGFQAQSMTELSGGFRLPNLPDGDYQVVLDPERAIHSFGSQPLNVSVVAGTSSILIAAAQRVDSPRHNLAIAEDANQDGEINATDALVIINDLARSSPRLLAVDDTEGFDVDVNNDGAVSALDALVVINALARQRNQAGNGESEANGGPDSALMTDLAFRDFEARSATTTPDPSTQLRTTDSGGIPLLGPFAQAERIANPLAMFNFDDGIAVNESVGTRESDTADGGKSSAARRQRTAIAHHADVPVETSDRVQTSKVDELDKRTLRPQDWFFRGIEPNILEPETDWMV, encoded by the coding sequence ATGATGGCTGCCGATTCGATCGGAGTGACGCCATTGGATACCGGTGAATTCTTGCTCGGCACAGTGACCGTGACACCGGTCTTCTTTGAAAGCAACGGTGAGATTGATCCCGAGAGCCAGGATTGGACGACTGCCGAAATCGATGAAGTGTTGGCGAAGGTTGGCGAGGGTGTGAATTGGTGGAGCGATATGCTCGATACGATGGACACCGTTCATACGCTGGATTTCGTGATCGATGAAACCTTCGCACGCGATCCGTTCGAATCGCCCTACGAACCGATTGATCGAAATACGAACGCGCTGAACGAATACATCGGTGATTTTGTGACTCGCCAAGGCTATGGCGATTCGCGATCCATCGAAGAGGCCGTGCAGCGATTCAATCACGATCAACGGATCAAGCACGACACCGACTGGGCTTTTACCATTTTCGTGGTCGATTCGTCCGATGACCCGGATGGATTGTTCGCATCCGGTGGCAACTTTTCGGCGGCATTTGCCTACGCCGGCGGTCTGTTTGTTGTGACCCCTTCGACGCGCCCTGCATCCACCATTGCGCACGAAATGGGGCATATCTTTTGGGCTCGCGATGAATACCAAAACGCGAGTTCCTGGACCGACCAACGGGGATACTACGACGCCCAAAACTTGAACGCCGCTGACAATCCAACGCCTGGATTTTCGCAACAAGACAGCATCATGCGGGGCGGCGTTCCACTGACGGCGGCGTTCGAATCGCTTACCACTCCGGCGTCGACGCTAGCGATGGTCGGATGGCAGGACAGCGATGGTGACGGCGTCTTTGATGTTGCCGATGTGCCATTGGATTTGGATGGCATCGGATACTGGGATGCCGAACAGTCGCTTTACGTTTTCAGCGGAAATGCATCGGTCGCGGCGCTTCGAAATCAGAATTCCTCGGGCCCGCAAAGTGACATCTCGTTGGCGGAAATCAGCGAACTGCAGTACCGATTGGATGACGGTTCGTGGTTGGTCGCAGACACGCCCCATTCGCAGACGGCGATGTTTGATCTGACGATCTCGATTGCTGATTCTTTTGATTCGATCCAGTTTCGGGTGATCGATACGTCGACCGGAATTGCCAGCCCGATCATCGGCGGCACGGCCGCTGTGCCCGCGATCACAGCGGCGGGGATCACCGGGGTCGCTTTCATGGACGAAAACCAGAACGGCGAAAAAGACCTAGGCGAACCGGCATTGGCCGCCACCGGCGTCCGCGTGCTGCACGCGGATGGTTCGCCATTGTTGGTCGGCAACGTGGATGCGGCCGACTTTAGTGATGGGGCGATCCCCGAGGAATCGTTCGTGGGCGTCACCCTGGCAGCCGACGGATTGGTCTCCTCTGCGGAAGTTGCGGCGTTTTTGCAGGATGACGCTGCCACCGATCGGGTTTTTCATTCTTACGATCTACAGCGGTCCGCATGGATCCAGCGGTGGTCGTCCAAGGTTGCGTTGAATGCAAGCTTTGACGAACCCGTCGGCGAGGTAACGGTGTCGTTGATTGGTGTCGGAGATGCCAGTTACGGGCGTGTGGAAGCCTATGACGCATCGGGCACCTTGATCACGCGTCAGACGTCGGCTGTGATCGGCGACGGCGAATCGATGACTGTGCAGGTGACTGACCCGCGTGGTCAGATCGCCAGCGTGCGTATCTTTGGTCACGCCGACACGTCGGTTGCCATCAAGTCCATCGATTTCGGGTTTCAAGCCCAATCCATGACGGAGCTGTCGGGTGGATTTCGTTTGCCCAATTTGCCTGATGGCGATTATCAGGTGGTTTTGGATCCCGAGCGGGCGATCCATTCCTTTGGTTCCCAACCGTTGAACGTGTCGGTAGTCGCCGGCACCAGTTCGATCCTGATCGCTGCGGCCCAACGCGTCGACAGCCCCCGTCACAATCTAGCGATCGCCGAGGATGCGAATCAGGATGGCGAGATCAACGCCACCGATGCGTTGGTGATCATCAACGATTTAGCCCGGTCTTCACCGCGCCTGTTGGCCGTCGACGATACCGAAGGGTTCGATGTCGATGTCAACAACGACGGCGCTGTTTCGGCCTTGGACGCCTTGGTCGTGATCAACGCTCTGGCACGTCAACGCAATCAGGCGGGAAATGGCGAATCAGAGGCAAACGGGGGGCCCGACAGTGCCTTGATGACCGATTTGGCGTTTCGCGATTTCGAAGCTCGTTCCGCCACCACGACACCCGATCCGTCGACGCAGCTAAGAACAACGGATTCAGGAGGGATTCCCCTTCTTGGCCCGTTTGCCCAGGCGGAAAGGATTGCCAATCCGCTGGCTATGTTCAACTTTGACGATGGTATCGCCGTTAATGAAAGTGTGGGAACGCGCGAATCCGATACCGCTGATGGGGGCAAGTCGTCGGCGGCTCGTCGGCAACGCACTGCGATCGCACACCATGCCGATGTCCCGGTCGAGACGTCGGATCGAGTCCAAACGTCGAAAGTTGACGAGTTGGACAAACGAACACTTCGGCCACAGGATTGGTTCTTTCGGGGCATTGAGCCAAATATATTGGAACCTGAGACCGATTGGATGGTCTAA
- the xylA gene encoding xylose isomerase gives MSAFSDIPQIQYEGPQSDNPLAFRWYNPDEMIEGKSMKEHLRFSIVYWHTFRGTGADPFGPGTAVRPWDDGTDSVENAQNRARVAFELFEKLQAPYYAFHDRDVAPEGSSLAESNKIFDAVADVLEEEQKRSGVKLLWGTANMFSNPRFMHGAATTCNADVFAYAGAQVKKAMEVTHRLGGENYVFWGGREGYQNLYNTDMKRELDHLGKFFHMAVDYAKQIGFTGQFLIEPKPKEPTKHQYDSDAAACMNFLRSYGLENHFKLNLETNHATLAGHTMMHEIDYAGMQNALGSIDANTGDMLLGWDTDQFGTDYYLTTQTMYYILKHGGLGSGGVNFDAKVRRESFEPIDLFYAHIGSMDAYAKGLKIAAAIRADNAIDGFISKRYSSFDEGIGAKIEAGSVGLADLETYMLEKGEVSPNVSGRQEMLENLVNKYIDRV, from the coding sequence ATGAGTGCCTTTTCTGATATTCCCCAGATCCAATACGAAGGTCCCCAAAGCGACAATCCGCTGGCATTTCGTTGGTACAACCCCGATGAAATGATCGAGGGGAAATCGATGAAGGAACACCTTCGATTCTCCATCGTCTATTGGCACACATTCCGTGGTACCGGAGCGGATCCGTTCGGTCCAGGAACAGCCGTGCGTCCTTGGGATGACGGCACCGATTCGGTTGAAAATGCTCAGAACCGGGCTCGCGTTGCATTCGAGTTGTTTGAAAAGCTGCAGGCACCCTACTACGCCTTCCATGACCGGGACGTTGCACCCGAAGGTTCGTCATTGGCGGAATCCAACAAGATCTTTGACGCCGTCGCCGACGTCTTGGAAGAAGAACAAAAACGCAGCGGTGTCAAACTGTTGTGGGGCACGGCCAACATGTTCTCCAATCCCCGCTTTATGCACGGGGCTGCCACGACCTGCAACGCCGATGTGTTCGCCTATGCCGGCGCACAAGTCAAAAAGGCGATGGAAGTAACGCACCGTTTGGGAGGCGAAAACTACGTCTTCTGGGGCGGCCGCGAAGGCTACCAAAACCTTTACAACACCGACATGAAACGAGAACTAGACCACTTGGGCAAGTTCTTCCACATGGCGGTGGATTACGCCAAGCAGATTGGCTTCACCGGCCAATTCTTGATCGAACCCAAACCGAAAGAACCGACCAAGCACCAGTACGACAGTGACGCCGCCGCGTGCATGAACTTCCTGCGGTCCTACGGACTGGAAAACCACTTCAAATTGAACCTGGAAACCAACCATGCGACGTTGGCCGGGCACACGATGATGCACGAAATCGATTATGCCGGAATGCAAAACGCATTGGGCAGTATCGATGCCAACACCGGCGACATGTTGCTGGGCTGGGACACCGACCAGTTTGGAACCGACTATTACCTGACCACGCAAACGATGTACTACATCCTAAAGCATGGCGGTTTGGGCAGCGGCGGCGTGAACTTCGATGCGAAGGTGCGTCGTGAATCGTTCGAACCAATCGATCTTTTCTACGCTCATATCGGCAGCATGGATGCCTATGCGAAGGGCTTGAAGATTGCCGCGGCGATTCGTGCGGACAACGCAATCGACGGGTTCATCAGCAAGCGATACTCGTCGTTTGATGAAGGCATCGGTGCCAAGATCGAAGCCGGTTCGGTTGGCTTGGCCGATCTGGAAACCTACATGCTAGAAAAGGGCGAGGTCTCGCCGAACGTCAGTGGACGTCAAGAGATGCTCGAAAACTTGGTCAACAAGTATATCGACCGAGTCTAG
- a CDS encoding Calx-beta domain-containing protein — MTQRRLGNELLEKRELLAGDILASQHNYWNGYDVNDDHQITSRDALAIINQLGRQNSGESEVAGADGPQMFYDVNADNAVTAADALSVINALGRGEEAGELVELMLNARTTGDEAIATDAGGAINVNVGEAFDLEITYDDLRLFNNRLGSFQLFTDIEAFDSNGDPVAGVISPVLNETQRLIIDEDINTVASTAVVFSIPELPPGAQAGATLTYTASITDFANNTTDEVSSALQAFGYTTSQFEISSLTFDNADLGFEIHFTGDEFGNIDLPNISVDVIESNAADTINTQTVEFAPFLPDGVTPNSAAVQFNINSFSRTYNDNEEYYSSLNRGGFSVDTGFTDIGGLANKVPLEGGGIPDVTDDGSFIEPFDAFSVRVFINQPINGLRLQLTPGEDREATLLYGRDDFVPQDLVLIEDTDTNNNGTAQLIVNAIGTVVSEGAFSIDPASVTVSEADGTATFTVNRTGGTSGAVTVDFATANGTATAGSDYTANSGTLNFADGESSKTVTVSITDDSDVEGDENFTVTISNATGGATLGTVLTSTVTISDNDVAVPGTFAIAPATTTVNENANTVTFTVTRSGGTDGTVTVDFATADGTATAGSDYAANNGTLTFADGESSKTITVSITDDSTADEPNETFTVTLSNATGGAALGGVTASTVTIVDNDNTVPVPGVFSIAPETVSVNESDGTATFTINRSTGSDGAVTVNFATANGTATAGSDYTANSGTLNFADGELSKTVTVAITDDADDEPNETFTVSISSATGGATLGAVTTSTATIVDNDATPVPGVLSISPETVSVNEDVGTATFTVNRTGGSDGAVTVNFATANGSATAGSDYTSNSGTLSFADGETSKTVTVAITDDSDVESNETFTVSISGASGGATLGSVTTSTATIVDNDAVVVPGVLSLSPATVSVNEDAGTVVFTVNRTGGSDGAVTVNFATSNGSATAGSDYTSNSGTLSFADGETSKTVSVSIIDDSADEAAEDFTISIGGPTGGATLGTVTTATATIVDNDDPVNNPPTSAPVTVTGVEDTASTFTSSTLLANASPGTGESGSQSVSISSVAAASTEGGQVVLNSGGNVSYTPAADFFGSDTFNVTITDTGSPAKSATFIVTVVVASVNDAPTAVGESASVFSGTTTNISVLGNDSAGPANEPQGLTLVSATSTGGTTSVNGDGTIAFTPNAGVTSTTISYTIRDTEGATATATVDVTVQDFIPAVITGSVFIDSASNLDAVINQGAAPVLNGVKDDGEQGLAGIVVRLTDSTGATVAAVQTGADGQYRFENVAPGDYTVVYDLPNTLLPIGETFAPISVASDGTTSGSGPNMSLLGTQGSAIENSDILASSYLRTHQNIAEISQGGREGGLASLDGLGGQEFLILGAGYDGVESAEFVLSDSGDTALLVIVEEGESTPSVARLSAEYFVVTPDGRGVQFFGGLDDFDFVPSSNEAISEEFSNFRSAIDRAMADM, encoded by the coding sequence GTGACCCAGAGACGCCTTGGGAACGAGCTCCTGGAGAAGCGGGAGCTCCTAGCTGGCGATATTCTTGCCAGCCAGCACAACTATTGGAACGGCTACGACGTCAACGACGATCACCAGATCACGTCGCGTGATGCGTTGGCGATCATCAACCAATTGGGACGTCAGAATTCTGGCGAATCCGAAGTGGCCGGCGCTGATGGCCCACAGATGTTCTATGACGTCAACGCTGACAACGCGGTCACCGCGGCTGACGCATTGTCGGTGATCAACGCGCTTGGACGCGGTGAGGAAGCTGGCGAACTTGTCGAACTGATGCTGAACGCACGTACGACCGGTGACGAAGCGATCGCGACGGATGCGGGTGGCGCGATCAACGTCAACGTCGGCGAAGCATTTGACCTGGAAATCACTTACGACGATTTGCGGCTGTTCAACAACCGCTTGGGATCCTTCCAGCTGTTCACGGACATCGAAGCTTTCGATTCCAATGGCGATCCAGTGGCTGGCGTGATTTCGCCAGTCCTGAACGAGACTCAGCGGCTGATCATCGACGAAGACATCAATACCGTCGCATCGACTGCAGTCGTCTTTTCGATCCCCGAGCTGCCGCCGGGAGCTCAGGCTGGTGCTACGCTGACGTACACCGCGTCGATCACGGACTTCGCCAACAACACGACTGACGAAGTTTCGAGCGCGTTGCAGGCGTTTGGATACACCACTTCTCAGTTCGAGATCTCGTCGCTGACCTTCGACAATGCCGATCTCGGTTTTGAAATTCACTTCACCGGTGACGAGTTTGGCAACATCGACTTGCCGAACATTTCGGTCGATGTGATCGAAAGCAACGCTGCCGATACGATCAATACGCAGACCGTCGAATTTGCGCCGTTCTTGCCCGACGGCGTCACGCCCAACAGCGCTGCGGTCCAGTTCAACATCAACTCATTCAGCCGCACCTACAACGACAACGAAGAATATTACTCGTCGTTGAACCGCGGCGGTTTCTCGGTCGACACTGGGTTCACTGACATTGGCGGCTTGGCCAATAAGGTTCCGTTGGAAGGCGGCGGTATCCCCGACGTGACCGACGATGGCAGCTTCATCGAACCCTTCGACGCGTTCAGCGTTCGTGTGTTCATCAATCAACCGATCAACGGACTGCGTCTGCAGTTGACGCCTGGTGAAGATCGCGAAGCGACTTTGCTGTACGGTCGTGACGATTTTGTTCCGCAAGACTTGGTCTTGATCGAGGACACCGATACCAACAACAACGGCACCGCTCAACTGATCGTCAACGCGATCGGCACTGTCGTCAGCGAAGGTGCTTTCTCGATCGATCCGGCTTCCGTCACCGTCAGCGAAGCGGATGGTACGGCGACCTTCACGGTCAATCGTACGGGCGGAACATCCGGTGCCGTAACGGTGGACTTTGCGACCGCCAACGGAACGGCTACCGCCGGTTCGGACTACACCGCCAACAGCGGCACGCTGAACTTTGCCGACGGCGAATCGAGCAAGACGGTGACTGTTTCGATCACCGACGATTCGGACGTGGAAGGCGACGAGAACTTTACCGTCACGATCAGCAATGCGACCGGTGGTGCAACACTGGGAACCGTGCTGACATCGACCGTGACGATCTCCGACAACGACGTCGCAGTTCCCGGGACGTTTGCAATCGCACCAGCGACCACCACGGTCAATGAAAATGCGAACACGGTGACCTTCACTGTCACTCGATCCGGGGGCACCGATGGTACGGTGACCGTGGATTTCGCAACCGCTGATGGAACCGCCACAGCCGGTTCGGACTACGCCGCCAACAACGGTACCTTGACGTTTGCCGATGGCGAATCGTCCAAGACGATTACGGTTTCGATTACCGACGACAGCACCGCTGACGAACCCAACGAAACGTTCACGGTCACCCTTAGCAACGCCACCGGCGGTGCGGCCCTCGGCGGTGTGACTGCTTCGACCGTAACGATTGTTGATAACGACAACACCGTGCCGGTTCCCGGCGTGTTCTCGATCGCTCCGGAAACCGTCTCGGTCAACGAAAGTGATGGCACCGCAACTTTCACCATCAATCGCTCGACCGGCAGCGACGGCGCTGTCACGGTGAACTTTGCGACCGCCAACGGAACCGCCACCGCAGGTTCGGATTACACCGCCAACAGCGGCACGCTCAACTTTGCTGACGGTGAATTGTCAAAGACCGTCACCGTCGCGATCACCGACGACGCCGATGACGAACCGAACGAAACATTCACGGTCAGCATCAGCAGTGCCACCGGCGGTGCGACTCTTGGGGCCGTGACCACATCGACGGCCACGATTGTCGACAACGACGCAACTCCGGTTCCCGGTGTATTGTCGATCAGTCCGGAAACGGTTTCGGTGAATGAAGACGTTGGCACAGCAACCTTCACCGTGAATCGAACCGGCGGCAGCGATGGCGCGGTGACCGTCAACTTCGCGACCGCCAACGGATCGGCAACGGCTGGTTCGGACTATACGTCCAACAGCGGCACGCTAAGCTTTGCCGATGGCGAAACATCCAAGACCGTCACGGTTGCGATCACGGACGATTCGGACGTTGAATCCAACGAAACCTTCACTGTTTCGATCAGCGGTGCCTCCGGTGGTGCAACCCTAGGGTCTGTGACAACGTCGACTGCCACGATTGTGGATAATGACGCTGTCGTCGTTCCGGGCGTGCTTTCGCTTTCGCCAGCTACCGTTTCGGTCAACGAAGACGCTGGCACGGTGGTCTTCACCGTCAATCGGACCGGTGGCAGCGATGGTGCTGTGACCGTCAACTTCGCCACCAGCAACGGATCGGCGACTGCCGGTTCGGACTACACGTCCAACAGCGGCACGCTAAGCTTTGCCGACGGTGAAACATCCAAGACCGTATCGGTTTCGATCATCGATGATTCGGCTGATGAAGCCGCCGAAGACTTTACGATTTCGATCGGCGGCCCAACCGGTGGTGCAACTCTGGGGACCGTAACCACGGCGACCGCGACGATCGTCGACAACGATGATCCCGTCAACAATCCGCCCACCAGCGCCCCTGTGACGGTGACGGGTGTGGAAGACACCGCATCGACCTTCACGTCATCGACATTGCTGGCGAACGCATCGCCGGGAACTGGCGAATCGGGTTCACAATCGGTCAGCATCAGCAGTGTTGCTGCAGCGTCCACCGAAGGTGGGCAGGTCGTTCTGAACTCAGGCGGCAATGTCAGCTACACGCCGGCAGCCGATTTCTTCGGGTCGGACACATTCAACGTGACCATCACGGACACGGGATCGCCAGCCAAGTCGGCCACATTTATCGTCACGGTGGTTGTCGCATCGGTCAACGATGCACCGACCGCGGTTGGTGAATCGGCGTCCGTGTTCTCGGGCACCACGACGAACATCTCGGTGCTGGGCAACGACAGTGCTGGACCAGCCAACGAACCGCAAGGTTTGACGCTTGTTTCGGCCACTTCGACCGGCGGAACCACATCGGTCAACGGTGACGGAACGATCGCCTTCACACCGAACGCCGGTGTGACCAGCACGACGATCAGCTACACCATCCGTGACACCGAAGGGGCGACTGCGACCGCCACGGTCGATGTGACGGTTCAAGATTTCATTCCTGCGGTGATCACCGGCTCGGTCTTCATCGACAGTGCGTCCAACTTGGATGCGGTGATCAACCAAGGTGCTGCACCGGTTCTAAACGGTGTCAAAGACGACGGCGAGCAAGGGTTGGCTGGGATCGTGGTCCGTTTGACGGATTCGACCGGAGCCACCGTGGCCGCAGTCCAGACGGGTGCCGATGGTCAATACCGATTCGAAAACGTCGCACCGGGCGACTACACGGTTGTCTACGATCTGCCGAACACCTTGTTGCCGATTGGCGAAACCTTCGCTCCGATCAGCGTCGCATCCGATGGAACGACATCGGGAAGCGGACCGAACATGTCTCTGCTGGGAACCCAGGGTTCGGCGATCGAAAATTCCGACATCTTGGCATCCAGCTATCTGCGAACTCACCAAAACATCGCTGAAATCAGCCAGGGGGGACGCGAAGGTGGCTTGGCATCCCTGGACGGACTTGGCGGACAAGAGTTCTTGATTCTTGGCGCTGGCTACGACGGTGTGGAATCCGCGGAATTCGTCCTGTCGGACTCTGGTGACACCGCCTTGCTGGTCATCGTCGAAGAAGGCGAGTCGACACCTTCGGTGGCACGTTTGTCAGCCGAATACTTTGTCGTCACCCCTGACGGTCGCGGAGTTCAATTCTTTGGCGGCCTAGACGATTTCGATTTCGTCCCATCGTCGAACGAAGCGATTAGCGAAGAATTTTCGAACTTCCGCAGTGCGATCGACCGCGCCATGGCGGACATGTAA
- a CDS encoding threonine/serine exporter family protein, protein MTIKNKRFLFLIEAAMVLHRYGTPSHRLERSMWKVATSMGITSVFLYTPTALVISLEDDESECTVVRRADSGQVDVDKLISLDDLLTKVEAGTVSIDRARKEMVRIDEAASQFAGWVYGLANSVACMVVAVFFQGSADEIVMSGVVGLFVVALESIHRRWQLEPGLLEPVSGMVAAVTGLMAAHFLWPMDDRLVALAGLIVLIPGLRVTIGLTELAVGHLSAGVARLAGALVSLATMFVGVALVWRVAGGWRWIPDPHIPVPLWWSWIALAVSPIAFAIVFRAGYRQWPIIAAVSICGVATSWTVAPIWGAEIASFLASLAVGCGSNLYARIADRPAMVALTPSMLILVPGSLGYRSLAALSDQQTIEGIQFGFAMLVVGLSIVGGLLMANLVVPPRRIL, encoded by the coding sequence TTGACGATCAAAAATAAACGTTTCCTGTTCCTGATCGAAGCCGCCATGGTGCTGCACCGGTACGGCACCCCATCGCATCGATTGGAGCGATCGATGTGGAAGGTCGCGACTTCGATGGGCATCACCAGCGTGTTCCTGTACACGCCGACGGCGCTGGTGATCTCGTTGGAAGACGACGAATCGGAATGCACGGTCGTGCGTCGCGCGGACTCAGGCCAAGTGGATGTCGACAAGTTGATTTCGTTGGACGATCTGTTGACGAAGGTCGAAGCCGGGACGGTGTCAATCGACAGGGCCCGCAAGGAAATGGTTCGGATCGACGAAGCCGCTAGTCAGTTTGCAGGGTGGGTCTACGGGTTGGCCAATTCGGTTGCCTGCATGGTGGTCGCCGTTTTCTTTCAAGGGTCCGCTGACGAAATTGTCATGTCGGGCGTGGTTGGATTGTTTGTTGTTGCCCTCGAATCGATTCATCGACGGTGGCAACTGGAACCTGGGTTGTTGGAACCTGTCTCTGGGATGGTTGCGGCGGTGACGGGATTGATGGCCGCTCATTTCCTGTGGCCGATGGACGATCGGTTGGTCGCCTTGGCGGGGCTGATCGTTCTGATTCCCGGTTTGCGTGTCACGATCGGTTTGACCGAATTGGCGGTCGGGCACCTGTCGGCTGGCGTGGCGCGGTTGGCCGGGGCGCTCGTTTCGCTTGCGACGATGTTCGTGGGGGTCGCGCTGGTCTGGCGGGTGGCGGGTGGATGGCGATGGATCCCGGACCCGCACATTCCGGTTCCATTGTGGTGGTCCTGGATTGCGTTGGCGGTGTCGCCTATCGCATTTGCAATCGTGTTTCGCGCTGGGTACCGGCAATGGCCCATCATCGCCGCGGTATCGATCTGTGGGGTCGCGACCAGTTGGACGGTGGCACCGATCTGGGGCGCCGAAATTGCTTCGTTTCTGGCATCGTTGGCGGTCGGCTGTGGCAGCAATCTGTATGCCCGAATCGCCGACCGACCAGCCATGGTGGCGCTGACTCCTAGTATGCTGATCCTGGTGCCTGGATCGCTTGGCTATCGTTCGCTAGCGGCGTTGTCGGATCAACAAACGATCGAAGGGATCCAGTTTGGCTTCGCCATGTTGGTTGTTGGTCTGTCGATCGTCGGCGGGCTGTTGATGGCCAACCTGGTCGTGCCACCGCGACGGATCCTTTAG
- a CDS encoding SDR family NAD(P)-dependent oxidoreductase, with product MKSESVPLAIVTGGSAGLGTYIAAALLRNRYRVVIVGRDADRLDQASRHLISLMGTVVGTGATPTDSGQPGLGQVSAESMLVAEIADVGDADQVAALFRRVQDRFGRLDALINTVGASDRGLIENLSTDRLQDLWRRNVVTALLCSQAAIPALESSGGVIVNIGSLASKVGARYIGGYAIAKHGLAGLTGQLRLELKSRGVHVALVSPGPIRRDDAGARYQQQLDDRLPSQAAQPGGGARLKGLPPEKVAQAVVRCIQNRKPDVVMPGYLRPLIAVGHAFPRLGDWLLLKFTSSKSER from the coding sequence ATGAAATCAGAATCCGTTCCGCTGGCGATCGTTACCGGAGGTTCGGCAGGACTGGGAACCTACATCGCCGCCGCGCTGTTAAGAAACCGATACCGCGTTGTGATCGTGGGTCGCGACGCCGATCGTTTGGATCAGGCTAGCCGGCATTTGATTTCGTTGATGGGCACCGTGGTTGGGACCGGGGCCACGCCGACCGATTCGGGCCAACCTGGCCTCGGTCAGGTGTCCGCCGAATCGATGCTGGTCGCCGAGATCGCCGATGTGGGTGACGCGGACCAGGTCGCCGCACTTTTTCGGCGAGTTCAGGATCGATTTGGCCGCCTGGATGCATTGATCAACACGGTCGGCGCCAGTGACCGCGGGTTGATCGAAAATCTTTCGACCGATCGTTTGCAGGACTTATGGCGCCGGAACGTCGTGACCGCCTTGTTGTGTTCTCAGGCGGCGATTCCTGCACTTGAATCATCCGGTGGTGTCATCGTCAACATCGGATCATTGGCGTCCAAGGTGGGCGCTCGTTACATCGGCGGCTATGCGATCGCCAAGCATGGGTTGGCCGGATTGACCGGCCAATTGCGTCTGGAATTGAAGTCGCGGGGCGTTCATGTTGCGTTGGTGAGCCCCGGACCCATCCGCCGCGACGACGCGGGGGCACGTTACCAACAACAGTTGGACGATCGTCTGCCTAGCCAAGCGGCCCAGCCGGGCGGCGGTGCACGCCTGAAAGGTCTGCCGCCGGAAAAAGTGGCTCAGGCCGTGGTTCGATGCATCCAGAATCGGAAGCCAGACGTCGTCATGCCAGGCTATTTGCGGCCTTTGATCGCCGTCGGACACGCGTTTCCCCGCTTGGGCGATTGGTTGCTGTTGAAGTTCACGTCGTCCAAGTCGGAACGGTAG